Genomic segment of Steroidobacter denitrificans:
TATCCAGTTCCGGCCAGCGCCCGCCGCGGCGCTCGAACAAGGCAAAACGAAATCCCTGGTACTCGAACAGGCTGCGTCCCTCCCGGAGCAGCGGCGGCACCACGGGTATTTCCGCCTGCGCCAGTTCCAGTGCGAAGTCATGCTCCTCCAGGATCGCCGCCTCGCTCCAGCACCCCGGGCGATAGAACTTCGCGATCAACGGCGCCCCCGTCTCCATGCCCACTTGATAGACCCGGTTCTCGTAGCTGTTCAAGGCCAGGATGCGCCGGTCGGACAATCCACCGCAGGACTCGACCGCGGCAATGATCACATCGGGCGTCAGGCGATCGTAGGGATGCGCGGAGGTGGTCAAGGCGTCACACGAAATCATGGAATCGGAGCCATCACGGTAGCGAAATGCCTGCGAGCGCACAATTTGCACTAGAGCGGACTGCTAGAATTTCCTGGAATCAGTCATTCCTGTTCATTCTGAAGAGCCCATCGAATCCATGTCCATCCTCATTACCGGCGGCGCCGGCTATATCGGCAGCCATGTGGCTCGCCAGCTCGGCGAGCGCCAGGAAAAGATCGTGATCCTGGACAATCTGTCCACCGGCTTTCGCTCCGCGGTCCTGCACGGCGAACTCATCGTGGGCGATACCGGCGATCGCGAACTGGTGGCGCGCGTGCTGCGCGAGCATGACATCGACACCGTGATGCATTTCGCCGCCCACACCATCGTGCCCGAATCGGTCAGCGATCCGCTCAAGTATTACGGCAACAACACCTGCTCGACCCGCAATCTGTTGCAGTGCAGCCAGCAGGCCGGCGTGCAGCATTTCGTGTTTTCCTCCACGGCCGCCGTGTACGGCATCCCGGAAGGCGGCATCGCCGCCGAGGACAGTCCCACCCAGCCCATCAATCCCTACGGCACGTCCAAGCTCATGAGCGAATGGATGCTGCGCGATCTGGCCGCCGCCAGTACGCTGCGCCATGTGGTGCTGCGCTATTTCAACGTCGCCGGCTCGGATCCCGGCGGCCGCATCGGCCAATCCACGCTCAAGGCGACCTTGCTGACCAAGGTCGCCTGCGAGGCGGCGGTGGGCAAGCGCGCCCACATCTCGATCTTCGGCACCGACTACGACACTCCGGACGGCACCGGCGTGCGCGACTACATCCATGTCGAGGATCTGGCCGCCGCCCACGTCAAGGCGCTGGACTATCTGCGTGCCGGCGGCGCTCCGGTCACCCTGAACTGCGGCTATGGCCACGGCTACAGCGTGCGTGAACTGATTGCCACCGTCGATCGCCTCAACGGCACGCCGCTGAAAACCCTCGAGGAACCACGCCGGGCCGGCGATCCTCCCACGCTGATCGCCCGCGCCCAGCGGGTGCGCGAGGTTCTGGGCTGGATTCCGCGGCATGACGATCTGGATACCATCGTGCGCTCCCAGCTCGCCTGGGAACGCCGGCTCCTGGAGACGCCCGAACTGCAAAAAAATTGAGGTGTCGCGCGAAGGTCCGGGAGGCGGCCCGCCGGAAACGGCTAGAATAGATTTTCATGCGCTGGCCTCGCCCCAAATCCCTGACCGCCCTGCTGCTGAGCGGCTTCGCCCTGGTCTCCGTTCCTTTGCTGCTGGCCGTGGTCATCGGCGCCACCAAGGTCCGTCATCTATCGGATGAAAGCACCATACTGGTGCGCTCGGGCGTGGAGATCACCCACCACACCCAGCAGCTGTTCCAGCAGATCGCCTCCGTGGAGCGCAGCGTCAAGCTCTACCAGGTGCTCAGCGACCCCGGCCTGCGCGAGGTCTACCAGGACAGCCGCGAGCGCCTGCGGGTCACCCTGGGCAGTATCGAAAGCATGACCGACGATCCGCTGCGCCACACCCAGGTGCAGGCGCTGCGCGTGGCGCTGCGGCGCATCGATGCAGCCTTCTCGGCATCCTCGCCGGCCTCCGTCGAGAGCATGCGTGCAGCTGTCGACTCCATCGCCTCCATGTGGGAGGCCGCCTTCGCCCTGTCCGCCGCCACCGGCGAGCAAGTGGAGTCCGGTCTGTCCCGGCTCCAGGCGTCCACCGTGGAGACCCAGCAATACTTGATCTGGCAGTCTGCAGGGCTGATCCTGCTGACCGCCGCGCTGGTGACGATCTTCACGCTGCTGCTGATGCGTCCGATCCGTCAGATCGATCGCGCCATCAGCCGGCTCG
This window contains:
- the galE gene encoding UDP-glucose 4-epimerase GalE; the protein is MSILITGGAGYIGSHVARQLGERQEKIVILDNLSTGFRSAVLHGELIVGDTGDRELVARVLREHDIDTVMHFAAHTIVPESVSDPLKYYGNNTCSTRNLLQCSQQAGVQHFVFSSTAAVYGIPEGGIAAEDSPTQPINPYGTSKLMSEWMLRDLAAASTLRHVVLRYFNVAGSDPGGRIGQSTLKATLLTKVACEAAVGKRAHISIFGTDYDTPDGTGVRDYIHVEDLAAAHVKALDYLRAGGAPVTLNCGYGHGYSVRELIATVDRLNGTPLKTLEEPRRAGDPPTLIARAQRVREVLGWIPRHDDLDTIVRSQLAWERRLLETPELQKN